A segment of the Nostoc sp. TCL26-01 genome:
TTACTGCTGATGGTCATATTAAACACCTCTAGTTTATTAACTTTACTTTACAATACTTAAGGAAAAATGAAATTAATTCCTATATTTTTAAGTTTAACTCTAAATAACCTTGCATATATATAAGTATCTTCAAAAGTGACACATAAGTAAACTGAAATAGTGAAAATTTGTAAAATAAGATTGCTGATTGAAAAAAAACCAGAGGTGAAGGGCTAGAGAATATCAATAATCTCTGTGAAATTACGTTAGTAGCTTTAACTTTTTTTACTGCTACTTCATCAGACACAACAATCTATCTCTGTATTGGAAATTTGGATTTGAGCCTAACACTCACATTATACAGAGATAAATAATGTAGTAAATTTATCTATAATCAACAGTGATTTCAGCTTGCCTGGGCGACTAGAAGTCGCGGCTATACAGACAAAACCCACCTACGTGGGTTGAAAATACTTGAGCTTTCATCAGTCCACGGAGGCGAACTTTGTTTGTGTAGTAGCAAATTATATTCGCCCCATACTTTTCCAACATCCGCTTAAAGCCTAGTTTTTAAGCTAATAACACCGCCATCAAAGACTTTATGATTAGTAGCGATCGCACTCAACTCTATTCTGTCTGGATACACCTCATACGCAGCAAAACTTAAATCGCTGGTAGAATACTCTGTCCACTGGGAACGTCCGACAGGACGATTACCTGCACCTGCACCACAAATTAAATAAGTTGTGCCATCAATGACACTAGTACGTTCATAACTATGTTCATGTCCATTGATGTAAAGTTGTACACCATACTTTTGAAATAAGGGCGTGAAAGTTTTAATAAAATCTGGATTGCTCCCATACACACCCGATGAATAAATCGGATGATGACCAAATACTACTTTCCAAGGAGCCTTGCTACTACTTAGTTCTTTTTCCAACCAAGATAGCTGGTTTGTCCAGTCAGCATTACTGTTAGTATCAAGAGCAAAAAATTGGATGCTATCCCGACTAAATGTATAATAACGCTGACCGTTCATATTAAAGCCAGCATAACGGATTTGTGGCTCACCATTCTCCGTCCGAATATCGTGATTACCTAAACAAGCTTGAAATTTCACACCCCGTTTGAGCAAATCCTGATAAGGACGTTCAAACACTGCTTTGATTTTGCTAATTTCGCCATTATTGTAAATATTATCACCAGCTAAAACTACCAGATCATATGGATTGCGCTGATGATAAAGTGTCATGGCTCTGGCTACAGCATACTGTCCTTTTGCGCCAGTCCCAGTATCAGCTACAGACACAAAACGTAAGATTAAGTCTTTCTTTGGTGTTGCGGCGGTAGCAAAATCTGGACTACGACTATTGAAAAAAGCCAATTTTCCCACTACTAATCCAGAACCAAAAGCGCTGAGGCTACTTAAAAATAAAAATTGCCGACGGTTGATTTTCATAATTTACTTACAGCCACTATCCATGAAATGATACAAGACAATTCCCCTGAACCCCAAAATAATCAGCCGGAACCGACAGTTACGCCTCCCGCAAGAAGTGTTCAGCCTGTTTGGAAATCGACTATGATCCAAATTTTGCGGGGGACAATAGGCATTTTAGAAACAACTGTAGAAAAGTTGGAGACAGCACCCTCACCGAGTACTGGAGATACTCCTAGTTTTTTACAGCAGTTGTCATCGAGATGGAGTAGATTCTTACTGAAAAGTCGTGCTTTCATCCCATCGAATTTGTCAACTAAGTTATCAGATACAGCTTTGACAGGTATCATTGCTGGTATTGCCGTAATTTTGGTGTGGACAACCACCAGTATTTTCACCAATAAACCTACAGAAGTTGCTACAGTTCCTCCAGTTGAAGAAATTCCCACACCAACACCGACAATAACCAC
Coding sequences within it:
- a CDS encoding metallophosphoesterase, translating into MKINRRQFLFLSSLSAFGSGLVVGKLAFFNSRSPDFATAATPKKDLILRFVSVADTGTGAKGQYAVARAMTLYHQRNPYDLVVLAGDNIYNNGEISKIKAVFERPYQDLLKRGVKFQACLGNHDIRTENGEPQIRYAGFNMNGQRYYTFSRDSIQFFALDTNSNADWTNQLSWLEKELSSSKAPWKVVFGHHPIYSSGVYGSNPDFIKTFTPLFQKYGVQLYINGHEHSYERTSVIDGTTYLICGAGAGNRPVGRSQWTEYSTSDLSFAAYEVYPDRIELSAIATNHKVFDGGVISLKTRL